Below is a window of Diaminobutyricibacter sp. McL0608 DNA.
CGCTGAGGGCCGACGCACTGAGGACCCGCAGAGGGTTGCGCTCGTGGAGCACCACCGCGGCTGTCGTCGCGACGGTGCTCGACGAGCTCGTACTGCCGGGATCGGTACCACCGATGCCGACACCGTTCGGAGTAAGGGATGCGTGACGCATGACCGGGATCGTGGATGTCAGCTCGGACTGGCTCGCACTTCGGGAGGGGGAGGATGCACGCGCGCGTTCGCAGGAGCTCGCCCTGGCCGCGGCGAAACTGCTCCCGCCCGGCCCGGTCGTGGTGCACGATTTGGGCAGCGGCACCGGTTCGATGATGCGGTGGCTGGCCCCGCTGCTTCCCGGTCCCCAGCGGTGGGTGCTCCACGACTGGAACGTGCGCCTCACCGAACGCGCGCTCGACGACGCTCCCCCGGTCGATCGCGCGGGTCTACCCGTGGCCGTCGAGACCCGCAGCGGCGCGCTGGCCCAGCTCACAGCATCCGATCTCGACGGCGCTTCGCTCGTCACCGCATCCGCTCTGCTCGACGTACTGACGGCGCGCGAGCTGCACGCGATCGTGGATGCGTGCGTCGACGTCGGCTCGCCCGCCCTCTTCGCCCTCAGTGTCACCGGCGATGCCGAGCTCAGCCCGTACGATCCTCGCGACGCGATCGTCGGGCGCGCCTTCAATGCACACCAGCGGCGGCTTGCCGACGGTCGCAGTCTCCTCGGCCGATACGGCGCCCCGATCGCGCGCGGGCTGTTCGCCCTGGCCGGGTGGCGTGTCCGTGAGACGACGACGCAGTGGCATCTCGACGACCGCGAACCGGGCCTCCTCGCCGAATGGTTCGACGGATGGGTCGACGCTGCCGTCGAGCAGACCCCCGAACTGCGCGACGAGAGCGCAGCCTACCGCCGGTTGCGGGCGGCCCAGCTGGCTCGAGGCGAGTTGTCCGCCGTCATCCGCCACCGAGATCTGCTGGCGTGGCCGCGATGAGCACGATCTTC
It encodes the following:
- a CDS encoding SAM-dependent methyltransferase, which codes for MTGIVDVSSDWLALREGEDARARSQELALAAAKLLPPGPVVVHDLGSGTGSMMRWLAPLLPGPQRWVLHDWNVRLTERALDDAPPVDRAGLPVAVETRSGALAQLTASDLDGASLVTASALLDVLTARELHAIVDACVDVGSPALFALSVTGDAELSPYDPRDAIVGRAFNAHQRRLADGRSLLGRYGAPIARGLFALAGWRVRETTTQWHLDDREPGLLAEWFDGWVDAAVEQTPELRDESAAYRRLRAAQLARGELSAVIRHRDLLAWPR